The nucleotide sequence CTTAAAAACCAATGGAATAGAAAACCAATTGCCTCGCAGAGGTTCGGCTTTAGACTCAACGCTTCTTTAAATGCATTATTCTGAGTTGATTCGCTTGTTCTGTAGTTCTAAAACAGCGCATTAGTCAGACTTTAGCAACATCTTGAAACTGCAAACCCAAAAAAGCGTCCGCGACATCTACATGCATTTTGTAGGAAACGGGCAACTTTGCAAAATTGGTGGTGACAAATCCAAAGCAGAAGTTACCCAAGCTGTTCACGATGCAGTTATGGCTTTTTTGAAAACCCGCAGCTAATCTTGTGTTAGCCTTAGAATCTTTCTTTTAGATGTCTCGTTGATTTTAACCACGACAAAGTTGATGAGGTCTTCAGGTCCAACGTAACGCAGCCCTTTCTCGTGAAACACTTGTATCTCCAATTTGTCTTGGTCTGCAAAGCTAACCCGCAACATGTAGTAATCAAATTTTAGGGGGGTCTTTTTGCCTTCTGCGTTTTTGTAGTAGCGTATGGAGCAGAACCAGTCCATGATGTGTAGGGTGGCTTTGGACAGCGCTGTTTGGAGTTTTTTTGCTTCTTTAATTGTGAGGTAGTTGAAGTTTTCTTCTTCTGCGATGCCGAACTCAAAAATTAGGGTGCAGTTAGGTACGGTTGGGTTGCAGACTTCTTCAAAGCTAAAAGTGGCTTGGTTGATTTCCAAGAAAACTTTGGTGAGTTTACGTTGCAGGCTGCGCGGCGCAACTGTGGATGTGAGTGTTTGGGTGAGGTGGGTGCCTTGGGGGAAGTTTTCGTAGAACCCAAACATTGCGTTTAGCTCTTCATGCGTTTGATTTTCTCTAAGCTGCCCAGCAACTCCGAAAGCGCCGTTGTTAACTTGCTTAGCTCTTCCACATCGTCAGTTTGCCCTATTTTGTTCTCCAAATTCTGCACTTTCGCCATCAACGTTTTCTCTAACGTATCCATAGCAGAGTTGCCCGCGGCTTTTCCTGCGTCTTCACCGGTCTTGACGTAAACAACTTTTTTTTCGTCTTTGCCACACCACAAGGTTCCATCCTTGAGCCTAAAGAGGGGCGAGGCACACATGGGGCAGGCAAGGTCAGTTAAAGTGGCACCTTGACGAAGCAGGTCTGCCATACGTTTTATGTCATTATCATTTGTTTTCTCTTGCATTTTTGGAGAAACCCCAAAGTAAATACATATCAAAGCATATATAACTTGGTTGTTGCGAGAATGAGTAGGTGACCCAGTATGGTGCGTAAGAAAAAAAGCGAAGAATACGAAGAGCGAACTAATCATGCCTTGTTTGTGCTTGGCGAAGTTTCTGAAGACAGCACCACGCCCCGAAACATAAGGCGTGCAGCCAAAGACTCCATGAATACACTGCAGAGCAAAGAATTCACTCCTGCTGTGCGAGCATCCAACGTTATAAGCATACTAGACGAGATTTTACAAGACCCCAACATGCCCGCTTATACACGGGTAAAACTTTGGAACGTTATGAGTCTCATAGAAGCCATCAAAGACTAACACAACCGTTGTTTCCACAAAACAGACGGCTTCATACCCTTGCTTCTTTGAGGTTATTGCTTGCACAGCTGCAGATTGACACCTGCACCCTACCACTTTTTGTTTTTTCAGTCTTTGCCTATTTTTTGATGCGTTCTTGTGTGGAGGTTGGGCTGCTTGTCGTTAGAAATATATGAGAGTGGTGACATCTAACTTTGGGTTCCAAGGAGTTAATGCCCTTTGAAGTACGATGTTATTGTCGTTGGTGCTGGTCCTGCAGGAATTTTTTCTGCTTTAGAGCTTACGGAAAAGAATAACCTGAGTGTTTTGGTGCTTGACCGCGGTGCAGAGATTGATAACCGCAAGTGCCCCTCTAGCAGGGGTTTTGAATGCAAACACTGTGAGCCATGCTCGATTCTTTCGGGCTGGGGCGGCGCAGGTGCGTACAGCGACGGAAAACTCACCCTATCCAACGAGGTAGGCGGCTGGCTCAACCAGTACGTTTCTGAAACTGAACTCAGAAGCCTTGTCAAGTACGTTGATGATATTTACCTAAAGTTTGGCGCAAGCGAACAAGTCTACGGCGGCGACGTAGACAAAGTCGACGAAATCAAACGGCAAGCCGCCGCCGCGGGTCTACGATTAATTCGCCAAGAAGTCCGCCACATGGGCACCGAAAAATGCGCCGACACCCTACGCATGATGCGCAAACACCTCGACAGCAAAATCACGTTCATGCCCCGAACCGACGTCAAAGGCCTAATAGCCGAAAACCACACCATCAAAGGCGTCGAAACCGTCAACGGCGAGAAATACACGGGCAAATACGTCATAGTTGCACCTGGACGAGGCGGCGCAGAGTGGCTGCAAACCGAAGCGCAAGTTCGCGGACTAAAAACCGTCAACAACCCCGTCGACGTAGGCGTACGCGTAGAAGTTTCCGCAACCGCCATGGAGCGCCTAACCAAGGTTTTGTATGAACCCAAACTGGTCTACTACTCCAAACTCTTCGACGACATGATCCGCACCTTTTGCGTTTCCCCCTACGGCGAAGTCACCACCGAATCCTATGATGGCGTTTTGACCGTGAACGGCGGCAGCTATGCTGAGCGCAAAACTGAAAACACAAACTTTGCGGTTCTGGTCAGCACCTCTTTCACTGAGCCGTTTCGTGAACCCATCGCTTACGGCAAATACATCGCGCGGCTATCTAACTTGCTTAGTGGTGGCGTTATGGTTCAGCGTTTGGGCGATTTGGTTGCTGGAAGACGCAGCACCCCAGAACGGCTCGCACGCAGCGTAGTTACCCCCTCCCTAAAGAACGCAACGCCAGGCGACTTGAGCTTCGTGTTGCCTTACCGTTACCTCTCAGATATTCGCGAAATGCTCCAAGCATTAGATAAAATCGCTCCAGGCGTCCACTCGCGCGACACATTGCTCTACGGCGTAGAAGTCAAATTCTACTCGTCACACCTGCAACTCAACAACTCGTTGGAAACCAAGATTCACAACATGTTCACCATAGGCGATGGCGCAGGCGTTACCCGCGGACTTATACAGGCTTCGGCTTCAGGCGTTATAGTTGCTAGGGAAATTCTTGAGCGTGAGCACTTGAAGGCGTGAGGTCATGGATGCCAGTAGCCCAAGCCATCAAATGCAGCCACTGCGGCGCCCCCGTCACATTCAAACCCGGA is from Candidatus Bathyarchaeota archaeon and encodes:
- a CDS encoding UPF0147 family protein, encoding MVRKKKSEEYEERTNHALFVLGEVSEDSTTPRNIRRAAKDSMNTLQSKEFTPAVRASNVISILDEILQDPNMPAYTRVKLWNVMSLIEAIKD
- a CDS encoding FAD-dependent oxidoreductase; the encoded protein is MKYDVIVVGAGPAGIFSALELTEKNNLSVLVLDRGAEIDNRKCPSSRGFECKHCEPCSILSGWGGAGAYSDGKLTLSNEVGGWLNQYVSETELRSLVKYVDDIYLKFGASEQVYGGDVDKVDEIKRQAAAAGLRLIRQEVRHMGTEKCADTLRMMRKHLDSKITFMPRTDVKGLIAENHTIKGVETVNGEKYTGKYVIVAPGRGGAEWLQTEAQVRGLKTVNNPVDVGVRVEVSATAMERLTKVLYEPKLVYYSKLFDDMIRTFCVSPYGEVTTESYDGVLTVNGGSYAERKTENTNFAVLVSTSFTEPFREPIAYGKYIARLSNLLSGGVMVQRLGDLVAGRRSTPERLARSVVTPSLKNATPGDLSFVLPYRYLSDIREMLQALDKIAPGVHSRDTLLYGVEVKFYSSHLQLNNSLETKIHNMFTIGDGAGVTRGLIQASASGVIVAREILEREHLKA